One window of Gloeothece citriformis PCC 7424 genomic DNA carries:
- a CDS encoding PD-(D/E)XK nuclease family protein has protein sequence MKPISVTKIRIAFECPRLFYLGHKYGGKMLFIPPNTVLGLGQAFHELSETIVHTLKREQKFTFLLNKNLNLETTHKQIQSLLYELVFLPYLHSVKHHSPEKLDQLYPLWLGLTPFIYRLSELLVKNSQYCPSEEVIKKTLITQEYKLEYWFTLPNNRQQLVTGKLDSLLFNFAQNRLSVVEYKTYHPVDPTAQLAQVALYSYMLSYNKSLPINALVYCVLPNFKEYDYSWEILEQNVYQLIPYKLQQMQTWLQWKKGQPSPPPPTSQPHLCQICSQKIKCQKVFNTYFL, from the coding sequence ATGAAACCTATAAGCGTCACTAAAATTAGAATTGCTTTTGAATGTCCACGCCTATTTTATTTAGGTCATAAATATGGGGGGAAAATGCTCTTTATTCCTCCTAACACAGTTCTAGGTCTAGGTCAAGCTTTCCATGAGTTATCAGAAACAATAGTTCACACTTTAAAAAGAGAACAAAAATTTACCTTTTTACTGAATAAAAATCTCAATTTAGAAACAACTCATAAACAGATTCAAAGCCTTTTATATGAATTAGTTTTTTTACCTTACCTTCACTCAGTTAAACACCATAGCCCGGAAAAATTAGACCAATTATATCCCCTTTGGTTAGGATTAACTCCTTTTATTTATCGTTTATCAGAACTTTTAGTTAAAAATTCTCAATATTGCCCTTCAGAAGAAGTCATCAAAAAAACTTTAATTACTCAAGAATATAAACTTGAATACTGGTTTACACTTCCCAATAATAGACAACAATTAGTTACCGGCAAATTAGACAGTCTCCTCTTTAACTTTGCCCAAAATCGTCTTTCAGTGGTTGAATATAAAACTTATCATCCCGTCGATCCAACCGCCCAACTTGCCCAAGTTGCATTATATAGCTATATGTTAAGCTATAATAAAAGCCTGCCTATTAATGCCCTTGTTTATTGTGTACTACCCAATTTTAAAGAATATGATTATAGTTGGGAAATATTAGAACAAAACGTCTATCAACTCATTCCTTATAAATTACAACAGATGCAAACATGGTTACAGTGGAAAAAAGGACAACCTTCACCACCCCCTCCCACTTCTCAACCTCATCTCTGTCAAATCTGTTCTCAAAAAATCAAATGTCAAAAAGTTTTTAATACTTATTTTTTATAA
- a CDS encoding EAL domain-containing protein yields MSEQSPIRSSSQLDSSFPLRLLIIENSPEDVELTVLTLENAGIVFTYDVVETQFHCEKHLRENTYNAVLADYRLPEFNGLNAFKLLQNSQQNIPFILVTGSLGEEAAVECLKAGITDYVLKDRLFRLPSVLTRALAEFEMERQRTEAINKIKVLAWREGIINRIVQVIREKLDIETILSTTVNQLHEALQVNRCLIFMPDLQQKMYVKYVSHATGEGNQLVGIYCYFYQYYHPNLAQGEAIVIPKIEATLPIELQTIAKNYQICSVLLMPLLYQQSYLGGIALHQCDRQREWTENEITLVKTIAHHCAIAIHHTQLYQQAQIELAQRQQIETALRQREQRFKALIENAADIIIILDAQFCFSYLSPSIKKVLGYSCEELIGQSILTLIHEDEEFVFRETLNKVIENPEISVSEVEYHFRTRHHTWSIMEGVVKNLLNEPGVEGIVLNFHEITQRKLAEAQLRHDALHDSLTGLPNRALLMDRLTQAINREKGRFYTHFAVLFLDVDRFKLLNDSLGHLVGDQLLISFANCLKKIRRFTDTIARLGGDEFVILLEDLSEVGQAIKVAQRINEILSSSFLIDDQEIFITASIGIAFSNSSYEHPSQILRDADTAMYYAKNNGRGKYQVFDSSMHIHALKQLQLENDLRRAIERDELVVYYQPIICLKNGTLIGVEALVRWQHPQEGMISPAEFIPIAEETGLIIELDQWVLNTACQQMRFWQEKYSDFKSITLSVNLSGRQFSQPDLIKNIDNILTQNKLEKQYLKLEITETVLIENPNSAAEMLEQLIERKVTVCLDDFGTGYSSLGYLHRFPLDVLKIDRSFVSNIETNTSNSTIIRTIITLARELEIEVIAEGIETEQQREFLQSLGCHYGQGYWFSPPVDGRELISLVNHKSNQW; encoded by the coding sequence ATGTCAGAACAATCTCCTATAAGATCATCTTCCCAATTAGATTCATCATTTCCATTACGTCTGTTAATTATAGAAAACTCACCAGAAGATGTAGAATTAACCGTCTTGACGTTAGAAAATGCAGGGATAGTTTTTACCTATGATGTCGTGGAAACTCAGTTCCACTGTGAGAAACACTTACGAGAAAATACGTATAATGCTGTCTTAGCTGATTATCGACTACCCGAATTTAATGGATTAAATGCTTTTAAGTTATTACAAAATTCACAACAAAATATACCCTTTATTTTAGTCACTGGCAGTTTGGGAGAAGAAGCAGCCGTTGAATGCTTAAAAGCCGGCATCACAGATTATGTACTTAAAGATCGATTGTTTCGTCTCCCCAGTGTTCTAACTCGTGCTTTGGCAGAATTTGAAATGGAACGTCAGCGCACAGAAGCTATTAATAAGATTAAAGTATTGGCTTGGCGAGAAGGAATTATCAATCGGATCGTTCAAGTCATCCGAGAAAAATTAGACATCGAAACTATTTTATCAACAACCGTTAATCAATTACATGAAGCTCTCCAAGTTAACCGGTGTCTTATTTTTATGCCTGATCTTCAACAAAAAATGTATGTAAAATATGTTAGTCATGCAACTGGTGAAGGCAACCAATTAGTAGGAATCTATTGTTATTTTTATCAATATTATCATCCTAATTTAGCTCAAGGAGAAGCCATTGTTATCCCTAAAATTGAGGCGACTTTACCCATTGAACTCCAAACCATAGCCAAAAATTATCAAATTTGTTCTGTTCTTTTGATGCCTTTACTATATCAGCAATCTTACTTAGGAGGAATTGCCCTCCATCAATGCGATCGGCAACGAGAATGGACAGAAAATGAAATCACCCTCGTTAAAACCATTGCTCATCATTGTGCGATCGCTATTCACCATACACAACTCTATCAACAGGCCCAAATAGAACTTGCACAACGTCAGCAAATAGAAACCGCACTCAGACAACGAGAACAAAGATTTAAAGCTTTGATTGAAAATGCGGCGGATATTATTATTATCTTAGATGCTCAATTTTGTTTTTCTTATCTTAGTCCTTCTATCAAAAAAGTTTTAGGGTACTCTTGTGAAGAACTAATCGGACAAAGTATTTTAACTTTAATTCATGAAGATGAAGAGTTCGTATTTAGAGAAACCTTGAATAAAGTGATAGAAAATCCAGAAATTTCTGTGAGTGAAGTTGAATATCATTTTCGCACTCGTCATCATACATGGTCAATTATGGAAGGGGTGGTTAAAAACCTCTTGAATGAGCCTGGAGTTGAGGGAATTGTGCTTAATTTTCATGAAATAACGCAACGCAAATTAGCTGAAGCTCAATTACGTCATGATGCTCTCCATGATAGCTTAACAGGTCTTCCTAATCGGGCTTTATTAATGGATCGGTTAACTCAGGCTATTAATAGAGAAAAAGGACGTTTTTATACTCATTTTGCGGTACTTTTTCTAGATGTAGATCGGTTTAAACTTTTAAATGATAGCCTAGGTCATTTGGTCGGAGATCAACTTTTAATTAGTTTTGCCAATTGCCTCAAAAAAATTCGCCGTTTTACCGATACTATTGCTCGTCTTGGAGGAGATGAATTTGTAATTTTATTGGAAGACCTTTCTGAGGTTGGACAAGCCATTAAAGTGGCTCAAAGAATTAATGAGATTCTCTCCTCTTCCTTTTTAATTGACGATCAAGAAATTTTTATTACTGCTAGTATTGGGATTGCATTTAGTAATAGTTCTTATGAGCATCCTAGCCAAATTCTTCGGGATGCTGATACTGCCATGTATTATGCCAAAAATAATGGACGGGGAAAATATCAGGTCTTTGATTCATCAATGCACATTCATGCTTTGAAACAATTACAATTAGAAAATGATCTTCGCCGAGCAATTGAACGAGACGAATTAGTTGTTTATTATCAACCCATCATTTGTTTAAAGAACGGGACTTTAATCGGAGTAGAAGCTTTAGTCCGTTGGCAACATCCTCAAGAGGGAATGATTTCTCCGGCAGAATTTATTCCGATTGCAGAAGAAACCGGTTTAATCATTGAGCTTGATCAATGGGTGTTAAATACAGCTTGTCAACAAATGCGCTTTTGGCAAGAAAAATATTCTGATTTTAAGTCAATTACCCTAAGTGTTAATCTTTCGGGAAGACAATTTTCTCAACCAGATTTAATTAAAAATATTGATAATATTTTAACTCAAAACAAGTTAGAAAAACAATATTTAAAACTAGAAATTACTGAAACAGTTTTAATTGAAAATCCCAACTCAGCAGCCGAAATGTTAGAGCAACTAATAGAGAGAAAAGTAACCGTTTGTTTGGATGATTTTGGAACGGGCTATTCTTCTTTAGGATATTTGCACCGCTTTCCTCTCGACGTTTTAAAAATTGATCGTTCTTTTGTCAGTAACATAGAAACTAATACCTCTAATTCTACGATTATTCGTACTATTATTACCCTAGCAAGAGAATTAGAAATAGAAGTCATTGCCGAAGGAATCGAAACCGAACAACAGCGAGAATTTTTACAATCTTTAGGCTGTCATTATGGACAAGGTTACTGGTTTTCTCCTCCGGTTGACGGCAGAGAATTAATCAGCTTAGTTAATCATAAATCTAATCAATGGTAG
- a CDS encoding P-loop NTPase fold protein, protein MATLDDIILQEVNPFDPVTFYTRNFWTENHSSFGTIESIHQDTIDEIDETLKEVLKNHLTRSILLDGETGSGKSYLLARLKKQFNSKAFFAYIEPYSSNDHIWRHTLRKTVDSLIYKPEGEQESQLLLWLKSLSAFKNQGLMKKLLGEKGLFIHEFSATYPAGIYQPNQFFSVLYELTQPKNYLWACNWLKGDNIAQEEMKALGVNILIDNEDAARGILINFSIISQATKPIVLCFDQIECAPPLPDGTRDLSAIFQLNTTLNHLKNFLIILSISTQYWKEYKRSVQQSELWRIQKFISLKQINLQQVKALWESRLYPLHLKANPKPNSSIAPLSMEELDQKYQGGKANLRDSLNFGGQLFKSYKKKLINKDRNGDGTSIRLTINSSLEAFLLIWQNEFNKTQKEVKTINQFSAPQLIDMLTKALEVLKIDEIKLKLLNGHYANYSLSYKHPQEGTKIGIIWNEDLNSKSFTNGMKACEKANKEKLSNILILLRHQSLTNPKTKGYQLYEQIFKEHDQNIHFIPNLEDLIYLRTYQRLANDAVAVGIVVAFQVIDLPTLQKFVRETKILEDCQLLNQLRGKIKPSAKDTTPSNPPKTPTKPKPEVPPLFPSIPVEKIKQYLINRVTTEQMLGRVALIQNTKAEFEQVKETEIEKILDEVCQTSIITIVNPKSKPSEQIICWNPQG, encoded by the coding sequence ATGGCAACTCTAGACGATATTATTCTTCAAGAAGTTAATCCTTTTGATCCAGTTACATTTTATACAAGAAATTTTTGGACAGAAAATCATTCTTCATTTGGTACTATTGAATCAATCCATCAAGATACTATTGATGAGATTGATGAAACACTTAAAGAAGTTTTAAAAAATCACTTAACTCGTTCTATATTATTAGATGGTGAAACCGGCTCAGGGAAAAGTTATCTTTTAGCTCGTCTCAAAAAACAATTTAATTCAAAAGCATTTTTTGCTTACATAGAACCTTATTCTAGCAACGATCATATCTGGCGACATACTTTACGTAAAACAGTAGATAGTTTAATTTATAAACCAGAAGGAGAACAAGAATCTCAATTGCTTCTTTGGCTAAAAAGTTTATCGGCTTTTAAAAATCAAGGATTAATGAAAAAATTGCTAGGAGAAAAAGGTTTATTTATTCATGAATTTTCAGCAACTTATCCGGCTGGAATCTATCAGCCTAATCAATTTTTTAGCGTTTTATATGAACTCACTCAGCCCAAAAATTATCTCTGGGCTTGTAATTGGCTAAAAGGAGATAATATTGCTCAAGAGGAAATGAAGGCTTTAGGTGTTAATATTTTAATTGATAATGAAGACGCTGCTAGAGGAATTTTAATTAACTTTAGCATAATTTCTCAAGCGACTAAGCCGATAGTTTTATGTTTTGATCAGATCGAATGTGCCCCACCACTTCCAGATGGAACGCGAGATCTTAGTGCTATATTTCAGCTTAACACTACTTTAAATCATTTGAAAAACTTTTTGATTATTCTTAGTATAAGCACTCAATATTGGAAAGAGTATAAAAGAAGTGTTCAACAGTCAGAATTATGGCGAATACAAAAGTTTATATCTCTGAAACAAATTAATTTACAACAAGTAAAAGCTCTTTGGGAAAGTCGCCTTTATCCTCTTCATCTTAAGGCTAACCCTAAACCTAACTCTTCAATTGCTCCTTTATCAATGGAGGAATTAGACCAAAAATATCAGGGAGGGAAAGCAAATCTTAGAGATTCACTTAATTTCGGTGGTCAGTTATTTAAGTCTTATAAAAAAAAGTTAATTAATAAGGACAGAAATGGAGATGGAACTTCTATAAGACTAACAATAAATTCTAGTCTCGAAGCTTTTTTACTGATTTGGCAAAATGAATTCAATAAAACTCAGAAGGAAGTCAAAACTATTAATCAATTTTCCGCCCCACAGTTAATAGATATGCTCACGAAAGCTTTAGAAGTATTAAAAATTGATGAAATTAAATTAAAGCTTTTAAATGGTCATTATGCTAATTATTCCCTTAGCTATAAACATCCTCAAGAAGGTACAAAAATAGGAATAATTTGGAATGAAGATTTGAACAGTAAATCTTTTACTAATGGGATGAAAGCTTGTGAAAAAGCTAATAAAGAGAAGTTGTCTAATATTTTAATTCTGTTACGCCATCAAAGCTTGACTAATCCTAAAACTAAAGGATATCAACTTTATGAACAAATTTTTAAAGAACATGATCAAAATATTCATTTCATTCCCAATTTAGAGGATCTTATTTATTTAAGAACTTACCAAAGGCTGGCTAATGATGCTGTAGCTGTTGGTATAGTGGTTGCTTTTCAAGTTATTGATTTACCGACTTTACAGAAATTTGTTCGAGAGACTAAGATTTTAGAAGACTGTCAATTATTAAACCAATTACGAGGAAAAATTAAACCTAGTGCAAAAGATACTACTCCTTCTAATCCGCCTAAAACTCCTACTAAACCTAAACCTGAAGTTCCTCCACTATTTCCATCTATCCCAGTTGAAAAAATAAAACAATATTTAATTAATCGCGTCACAACTGAACAAATGTTAGGGAGAGTTGCCTTAATCCAAAATACAAAAGCTGAATTTGAGCAAGTCAAAGAAACAGAAATAGAAAAAATACTCGATGAAGTTTGTCAAACTTCTATAATTACGATTGTCAATCCAAAATCAAAACCATCAGAACAAATTATCTGTTGGAATCCTCAAGGATAA
- the dapF gene encoding diaminopimelate epimerase has product MGIEFTKYHGLGNDFILIDNRHGSEPMVSPEMAVEMCDRHFGIGADGVIFVLPGTSQTDYQMRIFNSDGSEPEMCGNGIRCLAQFIAELEKTTEVGKSYRIDTLGGLMTPRLEAQEQVTVDMGLPRLLGSEIPTTLVSRTEKVIDQPIEVAGQSWLVTCVSMGNPHCITFVEDVKSIALETIGPQFEHHVAFPQRTNTEFIEVLRPDYLKMRVWERGAGITLACGTGACASVVAGVLTGKSDRRCTVELPGGCLSIYWSETDGHVYMTGPAKRVFTGVYEM; this is encoded by the coding sequence ATGGGCATCGAATTTACAAAGTATCATGGTTTAGGTAATGATTTTATCTTAATAGATAATCGTCACGGTTCAGAGCCGATGGTTTCTCCCGAAATGGCTGTCGAGATGTGCGATCGACATTTTGGCATTGGGGCGGATGGGGTGATTTTTGTGTTGCCGGGAACGTCACAGACAGATTATCAGATGCGAATCTTTAATAGTGATGGTTCAGAACCGGAAATGTGTGGGAATGGAATTCGCTGTTTAGCCCAATTTATTGCCGAGTTAGAAAAAACGACTGAAGTCGGAAAATCTTACCGAATTGATACGTTAGGGGGGTTAATGACTCCTCGCTTAGAAGCCCAAGAACAAGTTACCGTAGATATGGGACTTCCTCGCCTTTTAGGGTCAGAAATTCCCACAACTTTAGTCTCCAGAACAGAAAAGGTTATTGATCAACCTATAGAAGTGGCCGGTCAATCTTGGTTAGTGACTTGTGTGAGTATGGGCAATCCTCACTGTATCACTTTTGTTGAGGATGTTAAGAGTATTGCTTTAGAAACGATCGGCCCTCAATTTGAACATCATGTCGCATTCCCCCAAAGAACCAATACTGAATTTATCGAGGTGCTACGTCCTGATTATTTAAAAATGCGGGTTTGGGAAAGAGGCGCTGGTATTACTTTAGCTTGTGGGACGGGGGCTTGTGCTTCTGTGGTGGCTGGAGTGTTGACGGGTAAAAGCGATCGCCGGTGTACGGTAGAATTACCGGGAGGTTGTCTGAGTATTTATTGGTCAGAAACCGATGGTCATGTTTATATGACTGGGCCGGCTAAACGGGTGTTTACTGGGGTTTATGAGATGTAG
- a CDS encoding PEP-CTERM sorting domain-containing protein — translation MTKLSVKSSAFLSSSFALLALGAFSSQANAAILPLENWEIFGSGSQFESEYGDSLFLSTEGGVESFDAEDFLGLSSGTIPSLGSPTTGSVAKTTITANAGDEIQFKWLFQAGDYLPYNDFSFYSVVKDTSEGFLLADVAQVGDYGQGNGFQTYTFATPGTYVIGFGVFNSVDNALQSSLSVEPVPEPLTMLGAATAISLGASFKRKLAKKQEKENSSKA, via the coding sequence ATGACAAAGTTAAGTGTTAAATCCTCGGCTTTTCTGTCTAGTAGTTTTGCTTTACTAGCTCTTGGTGCTTTTAGCTCTCAAGCTAATGCAGCCATCCTTCCTTTAGAAAACTGGGAGATTTTCGGCTCTGGAAGTCAGTTTGAAAGTGAGTATGGCGATTCCCTCTTTCTGTCCACTGAGGGAGGTGTTGAGAGTTTTGATGCTGAAGATTTTCTCGGTTTATCTTCGGGAACAATACCTAGTCTCGGTTCTCCTACCACTGGTTCTGTTGCCAAAACAACAATTACCGCCAACGCTGGTGATGAAATTCAATTTAAGTGGCTCTTTCAGGCTGGAGACTATTTACCTTATAACGATTTCTCCTTCTATAGTGTGGTAAAAGACACCTCTGAAGGATTTCTGTTAGCCGATGTAGCTCAAGTTGGTGATTATGGACAAGGAAATGGGTTTCAAACCTACACCTTTGCTACACCTGGAACTTACGTCATTGGATTTGGCGTATTCAACAGTGTAGATAATGCTTTACAAAGTTCTTTGTCAGTCGAACCCGTGCCCGAACCCTTAACCATGTTAGGGGCGGCTACAGCCATCAGCTTAGGAGCGAGCTTCAAACGCAAGCTTGCTAAAAAGCAAGAGAAAGAAAATTCCAGCAAAGCATAG
- a CDS encoding DNA translocase FtsK, whose translation MYYLTKPEDIKTAISKLVHYKTLWLDTEIADWYTPNPRLSLIQILTNPKNIEENNVYVLDVLDKPDLIQDFINQIMKNPQIEKVFHNASFDIKYLGGKEEVKNVTCTLKIAKKIGKHSLNVPNLKLKTLAEYLCNLPIVEDQQASDWGKRPLTELQLNYAKMDVVYLANVHHYLLTLNSDKTPPIFTPEVGENQELFNHLSAKFIEYLIQDPQIPTLFESSPDQLQLETIASQLQKILYQSIFFPYLQEKITTEPHQAPQLQKTWQSLSHLIKYWTELLIANRYHYSPSELLPKTLNSPPSPIDEKIGQNLVSILNAFGIKVDYVGAIAAPAFIRVKLKPYPGVKVVSIINRCEDLQVQMGINASPMIQPQAGFVSVDIPRQDRQIAKFEDYITSSNSSPTHELKIAIGVNLEGKLIEADLADSNSCHFLVGGTTGSGKSEFLRSLLLSLLARHSPQWLQIVLVDPKRVTFPEFEGIPWLYEPVIKDEEKAIILMEQLVEEMETRYRILEKAGYSDLKTYNQTLNLSQEKPIPRIVCIFDEYADFMTEKDTRNQLEQSIKKLGAKARAAGIHLIIATQRPEARIVTPLIRSNLPGRIALKTASAADSKIILGDNQPEAYQLLGKGDLLYPQGTTLERLQALFASNFNF comes from the coding sequence ATGTATTACTTAACAAAACCCGAAGACATCAAAACTGCTATCAGCAAATTAGTCCATTACAAAACTCTTTGGTTAGACACAGAAATTGCTGACTGGTACACCCCAAATCCGCGATTATCTCTCATTCAAATCTTAACCAATCCCAAAAATATCGAAGAGAATAACGTCTATGTTTTAGACGTACTCGATAAACCCGACTTAATCCAAGACTTCATCAATCAAATTATGAAAAATCCTCAGATTGAGAAAGTCTTTCATAACGCTAGTTTTGATATTAAATATTTGGGGGGAAAAGAAGAGGTTAAAAATGTCACTTGTACTTTAAAAATAGCAAAAAAAATCGGGAAACACTCTTTAAATGTTCCCAATCTAAAACTCAAAACCTTAGCAGAATACTTATGTAACCTCCCTATCGTCGAAGATCAACAAGCAAGCGATTGGGGGAAACGACCTCTAACCGAACTACAGCTAAATTATGCCAAAATGGATGTAGTTTACCTAGCTAATGTTCATCACTATCTATTAACCTTGAACTCAGATAAAACCCCTCCTATTTTTACCCCAGAAGTTGGGGAGAATCAAGAACTATTTAATCACCTATCAGCTAAATTTATTGAATACCTCATCCAAGATCCTCAGATACCAACCCTCTTTGAATCTTCTCCCGATCAACTCCAATTAGAAACGATCGCATCTCAACTGCAAAAAATACTGTATCAGAGTATCTTTTTCCCCTATTTACAAGAAAAAATCACAACCGAACCCCATCAGGCCCCCCAACTCCAAAAAACTTGGCAAAGTTTAAGCCATCTGATTAAATATTGGACAGAACTTTTGATTGCTAATCGCTATCATTATAGTCCCTCAGAATTATTACCAAAAACCTTGAATTCTCCTCCTTCTCCCATCGACGAAAAAATAGGACAAAATTTAGTCTCTATTCTGAATGCGTTCGGGATAAAAGTTGATTATGTGGGTGCGATCGCTGCGCCGGCTTTTATTCGCGTGAAACTGAAACCTTATCCTGGGGTAAAAGTTGTTTCTATTATTAACCGGTGTGAAGATTTACAGGTTCAAATGGGAATAAATGCGTCTCCGATGATCCAACCTCAAGCCGGTTTTGTCAGTGTAGATATTCCTCGTCAAGATCGACAAATAGCCAAATTTGAAGACTATATTACTTCGTCTAATTCATCTCCAACTCATGAATTAAAAATAGCGATCGGAGTTAATTTAGAAGGTAAATTAATAGAAGCAGACTTAGCAGATTCTAATAGCTGTCACTTTTTGGTTGGAGGAACAACTGGAAGCGGAAAAAGTGAATTTTTGCGATCGCTACTTCTGAGTTTATTAGCGAGACATTCTCCCCAATGGTTGCAAATTGTTTTAGTTGATCCTAAACGGGTAACTTTTCCCGAATTTGAAGGAATACCCTGGTTATATGAACCCGTAATTAAAGATGAGGAAAAGGCGATTATATTAATGGAACAGTTAGTTGAAGAAATGGAAACCCGTTATAGAATTCTAGAAAAAGCCGGTTATTCTGATCTCAAAACTTATAATCAAACCCTTAATCTTTCCCAAGAAAAACCTATTCCTAGAATTGTCTGTATTTTTGATGAATATGCAGATTTTATGACCGAAAAAGATACCCGTAATCAATTAGAACAGAGTATTAAAAAATTGGGGGCAAAAGCAAGGGCGGCTGGTATTCATTTAATCATTGCTACCCAACGACCAGAAGCGAGAATTGTTACCCCTTTAATTCGGTCTAATTTACCGGGTCGAATTGCCTTAAAAACTGCCAGCGCAGCAGATTCTAAAATTATTTTAGGAGATAATCAACCCGAAGCTTATCAATTATTAGGAAAAGGAGATTTACTCTATCCCCAAGGTACAACTTTAGAACGATTACAAGCTTTATTTGCTTCCAACTTTAACTTTTAA
- a CDS encoding purple acid phosphatase family protein — MISNSSLLTDPFLQFPTETTVQVVWFTEFKGDKHQVVYGNNLDYSVDAVTTQLSRVREDSQSNITPTYLKTTKREIWRHEAQITGLTQGERYPYQVISIKDENGNKQATIKSDIFTLSAAPKADTSLKILLTSDHQLKPLVAANLQKVVETVGRIDGIFFAGDLVNIPDRASEWFDDNKGGAFFPCLQGRANYALTKNNLTTIYHGGELIQHAPLFPAIGNHEVMGRFSTEKTLNEQFEDAFPRLQAEKFYLETASKINPNDDLNLKNKWIKDYSFNTDTYEEIFSLPQNSPGGKQYYAVTFGDIRLIVLYVTNIWRSPRVSPDEKGKYQERKEDLNNPQNWGYGQLIFEPINQESIQYQWLTEELESEEFKKAKYKIVMFHHPPHSLGANIVPPYTDPVPKIDFDSEGKIRSMNYNYPQEQDYIIRDLIPLLESAGVQFVFYGHSHLWNRFVSPKGTHFLESSNVGNSYGAFFGNKKRFIPEGELHLNYGVTGNPNGLEPIVPNLAPLLDENNQPLPYVASNDITVFSILDTGLGTVSSYRFDSQNPQSPVIKFDEFAIEEGLTSSSINSLDSPMEKSQSSN, encoded by the coding sequence ATGATTTCTAACTCTTCTCTATTAACTGATCCCTTTTTACAATTTCCCACAGAAACGACGGTACAAGTCGTCTGGTTTACTGAATTTAAAGGGGATAAACATCAAGTTGTTTATGGTAATAATTTAGACTATTCTGTAGATGCGGTGACAACTCAACTAAGTCGAGTTAGGGAAGATTCTCAGTCAAATATTACCCCAACTTATCTAAAAACGACTAAGCGGGAAATCTGGAGACATGAAGCCCAAATTACAGGATTAACTCAAGGTGAACGTTATCCCTATCAAGTTATTAGTATTAAAGATGAAAACGGAAATAAACAAGCGACTATAAAAAGCGATATTTTTACCTTATCTGCTGCCCCTAAAGCTGATACTTCTCTTAAGATTCTTTTGACCTCAGATCATCAACTTAAACCCTTAGTGGCTGCTAATTTACAAAAAGTAGTAGAAACTGTGGGAAGAATTGACGGGATATTTTTTGCCGGAGATTTAGTTAATATTCCTGACCGGGCTTCTGAATGGTTTGATGATAATAAAGGAGGGGCATTTTTTCCCTGTTTGCAAGGACGGGCTAATTATGCTTTAACTAAAAATAATCTAACAACTATTTATCATGGCGGTGAATTAATTCAACACGCCCCTCTTTTTCCAGCGATAGGTAATCATGAAGTGATGGGACGTTTTTCAACGGAAAAGACTTTAAATGAACAGTTTGAAGATGCTTTTCCTCGTCTCCAAGCCGAAAAATTTTATTTAGAAACGGCTTCTAAGATTAATCCTAATGATGATCTTAATCTAAAAAATAAATGGATCAAAGATTATTCTTTTAATACTGATACTTATGAGGAAATTTTTAGTTTGCCCCAAAATAGTCCAGGAGGAAAACAATATTATGCGGTTACTTTTGGGGATATTCGCTTAATTGTTCTTTATGTGACTAATATTTGGCGTTCTCCTAGGGTTTCTCCTGACGAAAAAGGAAAATATCAAGAACGAAAAGAAGACCTTAATAATCCTCAAAATTGGGGCTATGGACAATTAATTTTTGAACCCATTAATCAAGAAAGTATTCAATATCAATGGTTAACCGAAGAATTAGAAAGTGAGGAATTTAAAAAAGCTAAATATAAAATTGTCATGTTTCATCACCCTCCCCATAGTTTAGGGGCTAATATTGTGCCTCCTTATACCGATCCAGTGCCTAAAATTGATTTTGATTCTGAGGGAAAAATTCGCTCTATGAACTATAATTATCCTCAAGAACAAGATTATATTATACGGGATTTAATTCCTTTGTTAGAATCAGCAGGAGTTCAATTTGTTTTTTATGGACATTCTCATCTATGGAATCGTTTTGTCAGTCCGAAAGGGACTCATTTTCTAGAATCTTCTAATGTTGGGAATAGTTATGGGGCTTTTTTCGGCAATAAAAAACGGTTTATTCCTGAAGGAGAACTTCATTTAAATTATGGGGTAACGGGTAATCCTAATGGGTTAGAACCTATTGTTCCTAATCTAGCCCCTTTATTAGATGAAAATAATCAGCCTTTGCCCTATGTCGCCAGTAATGATATTACCGTTTTTAGTATTTTAGATACGGGCTTAGGAACAGTTAGTAGTTATCGCTTTGATAGCCAAAATCCTCAATCTCCCGTGATTAAATTTGATGAGTTTGCAATAGAGGAAGGACTAACCAGTTCCTCTATAAACTCTCTCGACTCTCCGATGGAAAAATCTCAAAGCAGTAACTGA